A DNA window from Thermococcus sp. 4557 contains the following coding sequences:
- a CDS encoding CoA-binding protein, whose amino-acid sequence MVRIMPVDRLSDDDVREILTKYKKIALVGASPKPERDANDVMRYLLEHGYEVYPVNPHYDEVLGRKCYPSVLDIPDEVDIVDLFVRPEFTMDYVEQAMEKGAKVVWFQFKTYNREAFKKAKEAGLTAVAHRCIKQEHARLL is encoded by the coding sequence ATGGTAAGGATAATGCCGGTTGACCGGTTGAGCGACGATGACGTTAGGGAAATCCTGACGAAGTACAAAAAGATCGCCCTCGTGGGCGCTTCACCGAAGCCCGAGCGCGACGCGAACGATGTTATGCGCTACCTCCTCGAGCACGGCTACGAGGTTTACCCCGTGAACCCCCACTACGATGAAGTCCTTGGAAGAAAGTGCTATCCGAGCGTTCTCGATATCCCCGACGAGGTAGATATAGTCGACCTCTTCGTGAGGCCCGAGTTCACGATGGACTACGTCGAGCAGGCGATGGAGAAGGGGGCAAAGGTCGTCTGGTTCCAGTTCAAAACGTACAACAGGGAGGCGTTCAAAAAGGCCAAGGAGGCCGGCCTAACCGCGGTTGCCCACCGC